The Ciconia boyciana chromosome 2, ASM3463844v1, whole genome shotgun sequence genome has a segment encoding these proteins:
- the TTPA gene encoding alpha-tocopherol transfer protein, protein MSQGPPGAERLNDLPDHSPRVRSAVAELRRRAEAEPGQRWPQPLADAFLVRFLRARDFHLDLAWRLLKNYQKWRIECPEISVDLQPSSVLGLLHAGYHGVLRSRDPHGSKVLIYRIGQWDPKLFTAYDVFRVSLITSELIVKEIETQRNGVKAIFDLQGWRFAHAFQISPAVAKKIAAVLTDSFPLKVRGIHLINEPLFFHPVFALIKPFLTEKIKERVYMHGNNYMQSLTEHFPVSILPQEYGGEEVSIEELAKDWTDFIMASADYLQSISLVAQE, encoded by the exons atgTCGCAGGGGCCGCCGGGCGCGGAGCGCTTGAACGACCTGCCCGACCACTCGCCGCGGGTGCGCAGCGCCGTGGCCGAGctgcggcggcgggcggaggcAGAGCCCGGCCAGCGCTGGCCGCAGCCCCTCGCCGACGCCTTCCTGGTGAGGTTCCTGCGCGCCCGAGACTTCCACCTGGACCTGGCCTGGAGG ttactgAAGAATTACCAGAAGTGGAGAATTGAGTGCCCAGAAATAAGTGTGGATTTACAGCCATCTTCTGTTCTTGGTCTTTTGCATGCTGGCTATCATGGAGTCCTGAGATCAAGGGACCCACATGGAAGCAAAGTTCTAATATACAGAATTG GACAATGGGATCCCAAGTTATTTACGGCATACGATGTGTTTCGTGTAAGTCTTATCACATCTGAACTCATTGTAAAGGAGATTGAGACTCAGCGGAATGGAGTCAAGGCTATCTTTGATCTTCAAGGGTGGCGATTTGCTCATGCATTTCAAATCAGTCCAGCAGTGGCCAAGAAAATTGCTGCTGTGCTCACA GATTCCTTTCCACTAAAAGTTCGAGGTATCCACTTGATTAATGAGCCTTTATTCTTCCACCCAGTCTTCGCTCTAATTAAGccttttctcactgaaaaaataaaagaacgG gTGTATATGCATGGAAATAACTACATGCAGAGTCTGACCGAACACTTCCCAGTCAGCATTCTCCCACAGGAATATGGGGGGGAGGAAGTCTCCATTGAAGAGCTGGCCAAGGACTGGACTGACTTTATAATGGCATCTGCAGATTATCTTCAGAGCATTTCTCTGGTTGCCCAGGAATAA